GTCGGGTCCTGGCGGGCCTCGTCGGGCATGGTGGTGTGTTCCGGCAGCCCCAGTTCCTCACCCTGGTAGAGGTAGGCCGAGCCGGGCAGGGCGAGCATCAGCAGGGTGGCCGCCCGGGCCCGCCGCAGGCCGGTCGCCGCGTCCGGCTGCTCGTCACCGACGCCGATGCCGTTGGGCCGCGCGGTGCCGACCGGCAGGCCGAGCCGGGAGGCGTGACGGACCACGTCGTGGTTGGAGAGCACCCAGGTGGTGGGCGCGCCGACCGCGTCGGTGGCCTCCAGCGACCGGGTGATCACCGCGTACTGGGCCGGGGCCGTCCAGGAGGCGAGCAGGTACTCGAAGTTGAACGCCTGGTGCATCTCGTCGGGGCGCACGTACCGGGCCAGCCGCTCGGCCGGCTCCACCCACGCCTCAGCGACCAGGATCCGCTCGCCGGGGTAGCCGTCCAGCAGCCGCCGCCACTCCCGGTAGACCTCGTGTACGCCGTCCTGGTCCCACATCGGCGGGCGGGGCTTGTCCGCCTCCTGCCCGGAGAGGATCTCCTGCGGCTCCTGCCAGTCGGCCAGGTCGGCCTGCTTGATGAGGCCGTGCGCCACGTCGACCCGGAAGCCGTCCACGCCACGGTCCAGCCAGAACCGCAGCACGTCCAGGAACTCCGCGCGTACCTCGGGGTTGTCCCAGTTCAGATCCGGCTGCGCGGTGTCGAAGAGGTGGAGGTACCACTGCCCGTCGGCGACCCGGGTCCAGGCCGGGCCGCCGAAGACGCTCTGCCAGTCGTTGGGTGGCTCGGCACCGCCGGGCCCCCGGCCCTCCCGGAAGATGTACCGGTGCCGCTCGGCACTGCCGGGCCCGGCGGCCAGGGCGGACCGGAACCAGGCGTGGGCCGAGGAGGTGTGGTTGGGCACCAGGTCGACGATGATCCGCAGCCCGCGCGTGCGGGCCTGGGCGAGGAGGTCGTCGGCGTCGGCGAGCGTGCCGAACAGCGGCTCGACGTCGCGGTAGTCGGCCACGTCGTACCCGGCGTCGGCCTGCGGCGACGGGTAGAAGGGGGAGAGCCAGACCGCGTCGACGCCCAGCTCCGTCAGGTGGTCGAGGCGGGCGGTGATCCCGGGCAGGTCGCCGATGCCGTCGCCGCCCGAGTCGGCGAACGAGCGCGGGTAGATCTGGTAGATCACCGCCTCCGTCCACCAGCCGGTGGGCGGGGCCGGGTGCGTCGCGTTGTCGTTCAGGGCGTACTCCCATGGTCGGGCCGTGCGGGCCGGCGGGCCCAGGGCGACGGTGCTGGCTGTCGTTCAGTGTGCCCGCGCGGGCGCGGTCGATTCGCGCACGACCAGCCGAGTGGGCAGGATCACCGGCGAACCCGGTCTGATCATGCCAACCTCGCCGGCCCGCCCGCTGAGCGGATCGAGCAGCAGCTGCGCGGCCAGCCGCCCCTGCTCGGCCGCGGGCTGCGCGATGGTGCTCAGCCCGAGCACGCCGGAGAGGGCGTGGTCGTCGATGCCGATCACGCTGACATCCCGGGGGACCTGCAACCCGGCGTCGCGCAGCGCGGTGAGCGCGCCCATCGCCATCTCGTCGCAGGCGGCGAAGATGGCCGTCGGCGGGTCGCCCCGGCGCAGCAGTTCCTCGGTGGCCCGGGTGCCGCCGGCGATGTCGAAGCTGGACTCCACGTCGAGGCTCGGATCCGGACGCAACCCGGCCCCGCGCAGCGCCTCCTGGTATCCCCGGCGCCGGTCCAGGTGTGCGCTGAAGGCGAGTTCGTCGTCGGGATCGCCGGAGATGTGCGCGATCCGGCGGTGACCGAGATCCAGCAGGTGCCGGGTGGCGGTCCGCGCCGCGGCCACGTCGTCGATGCGTACGCAGGGCCAGCCGGGCACGATGGTGCCGGAGCTGATGGCGACGCCGGGCAGGTCCAGCGTGGCCAGCGCGGTCAGGTCGGCGGGCAGCAGCGGGGTGGCGACCAGCATGATCGCGTCCACCCGCTTCTGCAGGTTGGCCGCGCGCAGCAGGCGTTGCCGGTTGCGTTCGCGCCCGCCGAGGTTGTGCAGCAGCAGGTCGTAACCGGCCTGGTGGAGGAAGTCCTCGACCGCCTCGACGACCACACCGAAGAACCACCGGGTGATCCGGGGGACCACCACCGCCACGGTGCCCGTCCGGCCGCCGGCCAGCCGCGAGGCGCTCGGTGAGACGGCGTACTGCAACTGCTCGGCGGCGGCCAGGACCCGCCGTCGGGTCGCCGCCGACACCGTCGGCAGTCCGCGCAGTGCCCGGGAGACGGTCGCCGTGGAGACTCCGGCCAGCCGGGCGACGTCGTCGATCTTCGTCACGGTGAAACCCCGCTCACGTCCCGCGTGGTGCCGCCACCGCGGCCGGCGGCGGCACCACGGACGGATCAACCCTTGACGCTGCCGGCGAGCAGCCCGCGAACGAAGTAACGCTGCAGCGACAGGAACACCAGCAGCGGTACGACGATCGAGACGAACGCTCCGGCGGTCAGCCGTTGCCACTCGCTGCCCCGGGTGCCGGCCAGTTCGGCCAGGCGGACGGTGAGTGGTGCGGTGACGTCGCTGCCCCCGGCGAAGATGAGCGCGACCAGCAGGTCGTTCCAGACCCAGAGGAACTGGAAGATGCCGAACGCGGCCAGGGCGGGTGCCACCAGGGGCAGGACGATGGTGCGGAAGATCCTGGGGTGGGTGGCGCCGTCGACCCGCGCCGCCTCCATCAGATCCTTGGGCAGTTGTGAGATGAAGTTGTGCAGCAGGAACACCGCGAACGGCAGCGCGAAGCAGGTGTGCGCGAACCACACCTGGGCGAAGTTCTGCGCGCCGTCGAGGTTCCAGGCGGGCAGCAGGGTGATGCCGCCCAGGCTGACTCCGCGCGAGAAGAAGCTCAGCAGTGGCACCAGGGCCATCTGCAGCGGCACGATCTGCAACGCGAAGATGCCGATGTACATCCAGTCCCGGCCCCGGAAGTTGATCCACGCCAGGGCGTACGCGGCCAGGGACGCGAACGCCAGCGGGAACAGCACCGACGGCACGGTGATCACCAGTGAGTTGACGAAGTAGCTGGCGAGCTGCCCGGATGAGGCGGACTGCCCGAACAGCACGTCCTGGTAGTTCTGGAGGGTGAACTCCGGATCGCGGAAGAAGGTCCACCAGCCGGTGGTCTTGAGCTGTGTCTCGGGCCGGAACGAGGAGACGAACAGGCCGAAGGTCGGGATGGTCCAGACGACCGCGATGACGATCGCGACCAGGGTCGCGGTGCGGCTGTTCAGCCGCTTGCGGACCCGGGAGACCCGGGTCGACGGCCCGCCGGTGTCCTGGGCGCCGGCGGCGACCGGGGGAGTGGTGGTGGTCATCTCAGCCCTCCCGTCGCTGCTGACGCAGGTTGCGGATCTGGAAGATCACGATCGGTACCACCAGGATGAAGAGGAAGACCGCCAGCGCGGAGCCCTGCCCGTTCTGGCCGTACCGGAACGCCTGGTTGTACATCTCGTTGGCGATCACGCTGGTGTCGTAGTTGCCGTTGGTCGTGGTGCGGACGATGTCGAAGACCTTCAGCGTGGCGATCGAGATGGTGACCACCACCACGATCAGCGCGGGCCGGATGCTGGGCAGGGTGACCTGCCAGAACATCTGCCAGGGGTTGACCCCGTCGAGGCGGGCCGCCTCCACGATGTCGGCCGGGATGGACTTGATCGCCGCGGAGAGCACCACCATGGCGAAACCGGCCTGGATCCACACCATGATCACGATGAGCAGCAGCGTGTTCAGCGGCGAGTCCAGCAACCACTGCCGTGGTTCGCCGCCGAGGCTGACCACGATCTGGTTGAGCAGGCCGATCTGTTCCTGGTCCTCGCCCCGGTAGGCGTACACGAACCGCCAGATGATGCTCGCGCCGACGAACGAGATCGCCATCGGCATGAAGATCAGCGACTTCGCCACGGCCTCCATCCGGGCCTTGTCGACCAGGACGGCGTAGAGCAGGCCGATGGAGGTCG
This is a stretch of genomic DNA from Micromonospora sp. WMMD1082. It encodes these proteins:
- a CDS encoding alpha-amylase family glycosyl hydrolase, which codes for MNDNATHPAPPTGWWTEAVIYQIYPRSFADSGGDGIGDLPGITARLDHLTELGVDAVWLSPFYPSPQADAGYDVADYRDVEPLFGTLADADDLLAQARTRGLRIIVDLVPNHTSSAHAWFRSALAAGPGSAERHRYIFREGRGPGGAEPPNDWQSVFGGPAWTRVADGQWYLHLFDTAQPDLNWDNPEVRAEFLDVLRFWLDRGVDGFRVDVAHGLIKQADLADWQEPQEILSGQEADKPRPPMWDQDGVHEVYREWRRLLDGYPGERILVAEAWVEPAERLARYVRPDEMHQAFNFEYLLASWTAPAQYAVITRSLEATDAVGAPTTWVLSNHDVVRHASRLGLPVGTARPNGIGVGDEQPDAATGLRRARAATLLMLALPGSAYLYQGEELGLPEHTTMPDEARQDPTWARSGHTQRGRDGCRVPIPWEADAPSYGFGPTDASWLPQPSVWAEYALDRQRGVPGSTYEMYRTALRLRRTHGLGRGTLEWLPCGDEVLSFRNGDLVVLTNFGAPVEAPAGELLHSSAPLDADGTVPTDVTVWIKV
- a CDS encoding LacI family DNA-binding transcriptional regulator; its protein translation is MTKIDDVARLAGVSTATVSRALRGLPTVSAATRRRVLAAAEQLQYAVSPSASRLAGGRTGTVAVVVPRITRWFFGVVVEAVEDFLHQAGYDLLLHNLGGRERNRQRLLRAANLQKRVDAIMLVATPLLPADLTALATLDLPGVAISSGTIVPGWPCVRIDDVAAARTATRHLLDLGHRRIAHISGDPDDELAFSAHLDRRRGYQEALRGAGLRPDPSLDVESSFDIAGGTRATEELLRRGDPPTAIFAACDEMAMGALTALRDAGLQVPRDVSVIGIDDHALSGVLGLSTIAQPAAEQGRLAAQLLLDPLSGRAGEVGMIRPGSPVILPTRLVVRESTAPARAH
- a CDS encoding carbohydrate ABC transporter permease encodes the protein MTTTTPPVAAGAQDTGGPSTRVSRVRKRLNSRTATLVAIVIAVVWTIPTFGLFVSSFRPETQLKTTGWWTFFRDPEFTLQNYQDVLFGQSASSGQLASYFVNSLVITVPSVLFPLAFASLAAYALAWINFRGRDWMYIGIFALQIVPLQMALVPLLSFFSRGVSLGGITLLPAWNLDGAQNFAQVWFAHTCFALPFAVFLLHNFISQLPKDLMEAARVDGATHPRIFRTIVLPLVAPALAAFGIFQFLWVWNDLLVALIFAGGSDVTAPLTVRLAELAGTRGSEWQRLTAGAFVSIVVPLLVFLSLQRYFVRGLLAGSVKG
- a CDS encoding sugar ABC transporter permease, with protein sequence MNFDFADQAPKFMMLLWGLIAFAVVVGGLLVLLDVVPAFFARRREAQLVVAAAGGAPLPRRTKPREGLFALFFLLPTVLLLLIGLVVPAIRTTLLSFMDGSSQNWVGLDNYRWMFAEDAIVRVLLNTLIWVTLVPLVATSIGLLYAVLVDKARMEAVAKSLIFMPMAISFVGASIIWRFVYAYRGEDQEQIGLLNQIVVSLGGEPRQWLLDSPLNTLLLIVIMVWIQAGFAMVVLSAAIKSIPADIVEAARLDGVNPWQMFWQVTLPSIRPALIVVVVTISIATLKVFDIVRTTTNGNYDTSVIANEMYNQAFRYGQNGQGSALAVFLFILVVPIVIFQIRNLRQQRREG